The Branchiostoma floridae strain S238N-H82 chromosome 17, Bfl_VNyyK, whole genome shotgun sequence genome has a window encoding:
- the LOC118404021 gene encoding uncharacterized protein LOC118404021: MKADLGADLERAGRVRTPLPTTTPEAADGGQRSPIPEIPARVKDGRPEAHTRALRAELREPNPPVRQNFPTLREVRAFQQLQSDPTEFSRHIPRYTEAEQWGAAGIEGHPPPPKYNTQQVQEGLPPSQQGDAWTLLEHDTLRTQQQAFAASTRANHQTQFRAYIAFCKFFGKVPIPASAHLLSCYAQFLSRSLKSPDTIAHYLSAVKLLHQLHGHYQFSLQQFELQQTLRGLKKILRHRPKGHHPITPEFLLKTREFLNLNTSKDVTTWTVLLIGFFAYLRRSNLVPTTAKAFNNTKHLQRRDILCVKEGLLIQNTWSKTIQANERDLVVPILAIPGSPLCPVVAYNNMLQLCPAPPDAPAFLLPPTARRRYRPMTASTLTKELARLVKQVGLPKGYHTLHDLRHGGYTLAFEAGVPRELQKQHGDWRSDADLLYLRPSVEQRLRVPAAMRHLILQRL; this comes from the exons ATGAAAGCAGACCTCGGCGCCGATTTGGAGAGGGCCGGCAGAGttcgcacccccctccccaccaccacACCGGAAGCCGCCGAcggaggtcaaaggtctcccATCCCAGAAATCCCAGCGCGAGTTAAAGATGGCCGCCCGGAAGCGCACACAAGGGCGCTGCGTGCAGAGCTTCGAGAGCCCAATCCTCCCGTGAGGCAGAACTTTCCGACTTTGCGGGAGGTTCGGGCCTTTCAGCAGCTACAGAGTGACCCTACAGAGTTTTCCCGGCACATTCCAAGATATACCGAAGCGGAACAGTGGGGAGCAGCGGGCATCGAgggccacccccctccccccaagtacaACACTCAGCAAGTCCAGGAAGGCCTCCCACCTTCACAGCAAG GTGATGCCTGGACTCTACTTGAACATGACACCCTGCGCACCCAGCAGCAAGCTTTTGCTGCTTCCACGCGGGCGAACCATCAGACCCAGTTCCGAGCGTACATCGCATTCTGCAAGTTCTTTGGGAAGGTGCCCATTCCAGCGTCGGCCCATCTCTTGTCATGCTACGCTCAGTTCTTGAGTCGCTCACTCAAGTCACCAGACACGATCGCACATTACCTCTCAGCCGTGAAGCTACTCCACCAACTTCACGGCCACTACCAGTTCAGCCTCCAGCAATTCGAACTCCAGCAGACTCTCCGCGGCCTGAAGAAAATCCTACGGCACCGCCCCAAAGGGCATCACCCCATCACCCCAGAATTCCTCCTAAAAACACGGGAGTTCCTCAACTTGAATACTTCAAAAGACGTTACCACCTGGACAGTCTTATTGATCGGTTTCTTCGCCTACCTACGAAGATCAAACCTGGTGCCCACGACCGCGAAAGCTTTCAATAACACCAAGCACCTTCAGCGACGAGACATCCTGTGCGTTAAGGAAGGCCTTCTCATTCAGAACACTTGGTCTAAAACTATTCAAGCTAACGAGAGAGACCTCGTAGTTCCCATCCTGGCGATTCCAGGTTCTCCGCTGTGCCCCGTGGTAGCTTACAACAACATGCTACAACTCTGCCCAGCGCCACCCGATGCACCGGCCTTCCTCCTCCCACCAACCGCACGGCGTCGGTACCGGCCAATGACTGCTTCTACTCTCACCAAAGAACTAGCTCGTCTAGTTAAGCAAGTCGGTCTGCCGAAGGGCTACCACACGCTGCACGATCTACGCCATGGCGGATACACCCTGGCTTTCGAGGCTGGCGTTCCTCGAGAGCTACAAAAGCAACACGGTGATTGGAGATCGGACGCTGACCTGCTCTACCTCCGTCCATCGGTTGAGCAACGTCTACGTGTACCGGCAGCCATGCGGCATCTCATCCTGCAGCGCTTGTAA
- the LOC118404016 gene encoding peroxisomal acyl-coenzyme A oxidase 1-like isoform X3, producing MATTVNPDLRKERENASFVPEKITNFLYGGPERVQKKRELASLALNDPDYHHEDLNFMSREQQYETCLKKSLLMTTKIKQLKIDAVDEHFYRSAVTGPSPDPLGLHVGMFLPTLYGQATQEQKEKWLNLAENYVIIGTYAQTEMGHGTFLRGLETTATFDPKTQEFILNTPTLTASKWWPGGLGKTSNYCVLMAQLYIQGKSYGPHPFMVQIRSLQDHKPLPGVTVGDIGPKFGYDVIDNGFLALRNVRIPRENMLMKHSKVAPDGTYVKPPSSKLAYGTMVFVRATIVNDSAMALSIATTIAIRYSCVRRQSEMKPGHPEPQVLDYVTQQYKLFPYLAAAYAFWLTGQTMMSVYMTSSSRISKGDISVLPELHALSAGLKALSSWVANVGMEECRLACGGHGYSHASGLPRLYANLTPGATYEGENTVMMLQTARYLMKSYNQSLQGEKLAGSVAYLSGVQPVPAAGRTRNMLDLGALCDAFRHRAARLVHEAAMQLRNERQAGKDQPDAWNAASVDLVKAAMAHSQYFVVKNFAERLTDSRLDSSISAVLTRLCQLHALHGLVTNSGDFLEDGYLTGSDIRQARRHINALMAKLRPDAVALVDAFDFPDGILNSILGRYDGNVYQHLLEWAKASPLNKNDVHQSYHKYLKPFLEANRAKL from the exons ATGGCGACCACCGTGAATCCAGACTTGCGGAAGGAGAGAGAAAATGCAAGTTTTGTCCCAGAGAAGATCACAAACTTCCTGTACGGTGGTCCGGAGAGAGTTCAGAAGAAGAGGGAACTAG CGTCCCTTGCCCTGAATGACCCCGACTACCACCATGAAGACTTGAACTTCATGTCACGAGAACAGCAGTATGAGACCTGCCTGAAAAAGAGTTTGCTGATGACGACAAAAATAAAGCAACTGAAGATTGATGCAGTAGatgaacatttctacagaag TGCTGTTACAGGGCCAAGTCCAGATCCCCTTGGTCTACATGTAGGGATGTTCCTGCCCACTCTGTATGGACAGGCCACACAAGAACAGAAGGAAAAGTGGCTGAACTTAGCGGAGAACTATGTCATCATTGGCACCTATGCACAGACAGAGATGGGACATG GAACGTTTCTTCGAGGTCTGGAAACGACGGCGACCTTTGACCCTAAGACCCAGGAGTTCATCCTCAACACTCCAACTCTTACAGCATCCAAATGGTGGCCTGGTGGAT TGGGTAAGACGTCCAACTACTGTGTCCTGATGGCTCAGCTGTACATCCAAGGCAAGTCTTACGGCCCCCATCCCTTCATGGTGCAGATCCGCAGTCTCCAGGACCACAAGCCTCTGCctg GAGTGACTGTTGGTGATATAGGACCAAAGTTTGGTTATGACGTTATAGACAACGGGTTCCTGGCACTGAGGAATGTCAGGATCCCCAGGGAAAACATGCTTATGAAGCACTCAAAG GTAGCACCAGATGGTACATACGTGAAGCCACCCAGTTCCAAGTTGGCTTATGGCACGATGGTTTTTGTCCGAGCAACGATTGTCAACGACTCAGCTATGGCTTTGTCCATAGCAACCACCATAGCGATCCGGTACAGTTGTGTTCGCCGGCAGTCAGAGATGAAGCCTGG CCACCCTGAGCCCCAGGTGTTGGACTATGTGACCCAGCAGTACAAGTTGTTCCCCTACCTGGCTGCTGCCTACGCCTTCTGGCTCACAGGACAAACCATGATGTCTGTTTACATGACATCTTCCAGCCGGATTTCTAAGGGGGACATCAGTGTCCTACCTGAG CTCCATGCCCTTTCCGCCGGTCTGAAGGCTCTGTCATCGTGGGTGGCCAATGTGGGAATGGAGGAGTGTCGTCTGGCGTGTGGAGGACACGGGTACTCTCACGCCAGCGGGCTGCCCCGTCTGTACGCTAACTTGACTCCTGGGGCAACTTACGAGGGAGAGAACACCGTCATGATGCTTCAAACAGCGAG GTACCTGATGAAGAGTTATAACCAGTCCCTGCAGGGTGAGAAGCTGGCTGGTTCGGTGGCGTACCTGTCCGGTGTACAGCCGGTTCCTGCAGCCGGTAGAACCAGGAACATGCTGGATCTGGGGGCTCTATGTGATGCCTTCAGACACAGGGCTGCAAG GCTGGTCCATGAGGCCGCCATGCAGCTGAGAAATGAAAGGCAGGCAGGGAAGGACCAACCGGATGCCTGGAATGCTGCATCTGTGGACCTCGTCAAGGCAGCAATG GCCCACAGTCAGTACTTTGTGGTGAAGAACTTTGCGGAGCGGCTGACAGACTCCAGACTGGACAGCTCCATCTCTGCTGTCCTGACCAGGCTGTGTCAGCTGCACGCTCTACATGGACTGGTCACAAACAGCGGAGACTTTCTGGAG GATGGCTACTTGACCGGCTCGGACATCCGCCAAGCCAGACGTCACATCAATGCCCTCATGGCCAAGCTCCGTCCTGACGCCGTGGCTCTTGTCGACGCCTTCGACTTCCCAGACGGGATCCTGAACTCCATACTGGGGCGCTACGATGGGAACGTCTACCAACATCTGTTGGAGTGGGCCAAGGCTTCTCCTCTCAACAAGAATGAT GTGCACCAGTCCTACCACAAGTACCTGAAGCCGTTCCTTGAAGCCAACAGGGCCAAGCTGTGA